TGGACATCACCAATACCCCAGCTTCAAGAGGCAATCTCCATGGATCTCACTAACTTTCGGTAACTGGTAAACGGACACCGCTTTTTGGCAATTGATCAATGGTAGTTTTTCCAAATGTGGATTCCGCTCCCCAATGTTTGAGTACCTTTAAACTGTAATTCCTTCGGTTCCCCATGCCCCCCGCTCGCCAAGTATTGGGTTTTTTAGATTTATCCCTCAAGGCAGAGGTAGACCACACCTACAATTGAACCCAGAAATGGTAATAATGCTGAAGCGATTCCAGTTTGTACCCAAACCTTTCATAAAATTTACAGGCTCGTATATTGTTTTTCTGGGTAACCACTTCTGAAGTATGTATACCATTTGATATCAGCCATTCATGTAGAGTCTTCATCAACAATGAGCCGATTCCTTGACCTTGAACTTTTTTTTGAACCCCCATCAAGCCAACTTTTCCAATGCCATTTTTGACAGACCCGGTCACCATTCCAAGACAATCTTCCATATTTGCGGAATTCTTCACGATAAACACCACATCGGCAATTTCATGTAAAGTGCTTCGGTTAATCCAAATATGGTACATGCCTGCAAATTTTTCCTTCGAAATACATGGATCGTCGTGAAATCTAGAATGGCCGCCTGCGATCAACGCAAGAGTTTTTAACTGCTGATTGGCCTGCGATCGAGGGAATTCAATTACTTCAAACGAATGACTTGGGTTCTTAATCTCGCCGAAGGTGAATTCGGTACTCAGCTTCCGTTGATAGGTAACTTTTCTGTCTACCAGGGAACCTGAAAAACTTTGAAGAAGAGGCAAAGGGATCATTCTGTCGGGGCAAGTGGCCCAATAAATCAAGTGGTAGCCCTGTTCTTTTGCATAAGACAGAATGTTCTCAAGTTCAGAGTTCGTTAATGCTGGAGAAATAATCTGCCCAACGGAAATCTCAAAATGTTGAGAGTCCCAGGGTAGTGGCACAAGAACCGTTAAAAGATTATTCTTAATTTATCTCTTCTCTCTTTGTGCAAGTGTTCTACTAGGTAGAACCTCCTCGCCACTATTGGACAAATCTGAGCGCTGGAGGTTCCTCTCGGTTTAGCTTTATTTTCCCTTTCACGGTTTCTAGCCCTTCGGTTATACATTTTATGATGTATTCCTGCTCTTTTTCAGTCATTTCGTAATAGAATGGCAAACGAAGCAGTCGACCGCTCAATTGTTCTGTGATTGGGAAATCGCCCTCGATATATCCAAACTTTTTCCCCATTGGCGAACTGTGCAGTGGAACAAAATGAAAAACCGCCAAAATGTTCTGTTGCCTTAAGTACCCCATGAGGGCATCTCTTGTTTCTATATCTGAAAGAAGAATGTAAAACATATGAAAATTACTCTTGCAATCTCCTGGTATGGTAGGGAGACTCAATAGACCTTGAATTTCAAGGGGTCGCAGGAGCATCCGGTACCGTTTAAAAATTCCCCTTCTGCGCTCTGCAATCGAGTCCAACATCTCCAATTGGGCATAAAGGAATGCACAGACGATTTCACTGGGCACATATGACGATCCAATGTCGACCCATGTGTACTTATCAACTTCCCCGCGAAAAAATTCGCTCCGGTTGGTTCCCTTGTCTCGAATGATTTCTGCCCGCCTTATCATTCCGGGATCGTTGATGCAAAGTGCGCCCCCCTCACCACAGATATAATTTTTGGTCTCATGGAAACTATAGGTTCCGAGATGCCCAATAGTTCCGAGTGCCCGGTTTTTATAATACGCCCCCACTCCTTGCGCCGCATCTTCTATGACCAAGAGTGCATGTTTCTTTGCAATCGCCATAATGTGGTCCATTTCGCACGCGATTCCGGCATAATGAACTGGCAAAATGGCTTTTGTTTTTGGAGTAATCGCTTCTTCTATTCGATTTTCATCCAGATTCAGTGTGTCAGGCCTGATATCGACAAATACCGGTTTGGCGCCCAACCGAACAATCGCATTGGCGGTCGAGACGAAAGTATAGGAGGGGAGAATGACCTCATCACCGGGTCCAAGGTTACAAAGCATTGCGGCCATTTCCAGGGCTGCCGTGCAGGAAGGTGTCATAAGCACTTTGTGAACGCCGAACTGTTTTTCAAACAGTTCAGAACATTTTTTAGTGA
The sequence above is a segment of the Nitrospira sp. MA-1 genome. Coding sequences within it:
- a CDS encoding GNAT family N-acetyltransferase: MPLPWDSQHFEISVGQIISPALTNSELENILSYAKEQGYHLIYWATCPDRMIPLPLLQSFSGSLVDRKVTYQRKLSTEFTFGEIKNPSHSFEVIEFPRSQANQQLKTLALIAGGHSRFHDDPCISKEKFAGMYHIWINRSTLHEIADVVFIVKNSANMEDCLGMVTGSVKNGIGKVGLMGVQKKVQGQGIGSLLMKTLHEWLISNGIHTSEVVTQKNNIRACKFYERFGYKLESLQHYYHFWVQL
- the rffA gene encoding dTDP-4-amino-4,6-dideoxygalactose transaminase is translated as MEKIIPFNKPFIAGKELYYIAQAVTFGNLAGDGYFTKKCSELFEKQFGVHKVLMTPSCTAALEMAAMLCNLGPGDEVILPSYTFVSTANAIVRLGAKPVFVDIRPDTLNLDENRIEEAITPKTKAILPVHYAGIACEMDHIMAIAKKHALLVIEDAAQGVGAYYKNRALGTIGHLGTYSFHETKNYICGEGGALCINDPGMIRRAEIIRDKGTNRSEFFRGEVDKYTWVDIGSSYVPSEIVCAFLYAQLEMLDSIAERRRGIFKRYRMLLRPLEIQGLLSLPTIPGDCKSNFHMFYILLSDIETRDALMGYLRQQNILAVFHFVPLHSSPMGKKFGYIEGDFPITEQLSGRLLRLPFYYEMTEKEQEYIIKCITEGLETVKGKIKLNREEPPALRFVQ